AAAAGTATAGTCCAGATTGAGCTATATAACAACTCGCTTTCCGGCGAGTTGCCGTCGGGGATGTCTAACTTGACGTCCTTGTCGAGGTTCGACGCGTCGATGAACGAGTTGAGTGGGGCGATTCCAGACGAGTTGTGCGGCTTGTCACTCGAGTCACTGAACCTGTACGAGAATCGCTTCGAAGGGTCTTTACCCGAGAACATAACTCGGTCAGCAAAGTTGTACGGACTCAAACTCTTTAACAACAAACTCAGTGGCCCATTACCGAGTCAGCTCGGCAAGAACTCGCCGTTGCAGTACGTTGACCTTTCGTACAATGGATTTTACGGTGAAATTCCAAACCATTTGTGTGAAAAGGGTGCGTTGGAAAACCTTCTTTTGATATACAATTCATTTTCTGGGAAAATTCCAGAGAGTCTGGGAAAATGCCAGAGCTTACACCGGGTTCGGTTGAAGCACAATAAGCTTTCGGGTACGGTTCCTGAAAGATTCTGGGGATTACCCCATGTGTATTTGCTTGAGCTTGAAGAGAATTCTCTGTCTGGAAACATTGCTACAATGATTTCCGGTGCATATAATCTGTCTTTGTTGAAGATTTCCAAAAACCAGTTTTCCGGGTTGATACCTGAGGAGATAGGGGAACTGAGGAATCTTCTTGAGTTTACGGGTAGTGAAAACAGGCTTTCCGGCCGAATTCCGGGGAGATTGGTGAAGTTGAGTCAATTGGGCAGGCTTGATCTTCGCGATAATGAGCTTTCGGGCCAGATTCCGGTGGGAATTCGAGCTTGGAGGAAGCTCAATGAGCTTAATTTGGCGAACAACAGGTTAAACGGCGAAATCCCAGGTGAAATTGGGAGCTTGCCGGTGCTTAATTATCTCGATCTTTCCGGGAACCTATTTTCCGGGAAAATCCCACCGGAATTGCAAAATTTGAAGCTCAATTTGCTCAACTTATCGAATAACAGGTTGTCCGGAGACATCCCTCCTCTGTACGCTAATAAGAATTACAGGAGTAGCTTCGTCGGCAATCCGGGCTTGTGCGGTGACATTCCTGATCTTTGTCCTTCTGTCGGCCGAAGCAAAAACCAGGGCAGTTTGTGGATTCTTCGATCGATCTTCATGCTTGCCGGCATTGTTTTTGTCGTCGGCGTCTTATGGTTCTTTTCCAAGTATCGGACATTcaagaagaacaagaaagaaagtGCTATTTCCAAGTGGAGGTCTTTCCACAAGCTTGGTTTCAGTGAGTTTGAAATCATTGGTGGTCTCCACGAAGAAAATGTGATCGGCACCGGAGCTTCCGGGAAAGTCTACAAGGTTGTGCTCAGCAATGGCGAGGTGGTGGCGGTGAAGAAACTGTGGGGAGGAGGagcaaagaagaaagaggaCGGCGTCGGCGGCAGCGTTGATTCGGAGAGAGATGGGTTCGAAGCTGAAGTTGAAACATTGGGGAAGATCCGGCACAAGAATATTGTGAGGTTATGGTGCTGCTACGACACCGGCGATTGCAAGCTTCTGGTTTATGAATTCATGCCCAATGGAAGCTTGGGGGATTTGCTGCATAGCAGCAAGGGAGGCTCGTTGAATTGGCCGACAAGGTACAAGATTGCTCTGGATGCAGCCGAAGGGCTTTCCTATCTGCATCATGATTGTGTTCCTCCCATTGTTCATAGGGATGTGAAATCAAACAACATATTGTTGGATGGAGAGTTGAGAGCCAGAGTTGCAGATTTCGGAGTTGCTAAGGCTGTTGCACATGTCGGCAAAGAGGTGGACGTAGAAGCCATGTCTGTCATCGCAGGCTCCTGTGGTTACATTGCTCCAGGTTTGTTAGCATATTAtgcaactgttttttttttttttttaaataaatatatttatatagcattactcatatgttaactttaattcaatttttttaattaaaagaaatgccGACTTTCAAGTCTACCCTTCGTCGTGGCATTGAAAATTACTATcggatttaaaatttaatagtaatttttactgtGAGGTagaaacatttctctttaattaaacTTGTCAAACACTTCATGTTGGGTTTGTGAGTCTTTGTCAAAATTTGCTAGCTTTAGTTAacatatgagtaatgctatatttatatagcattactcatatgttaactttaattcaatttttttaattaaaagaaatgccGACTTTCAAGTCTACACTTAGTCGTGGCATTGAAAATTACTATcggatttaaaatttaatagtaattttcactgtcacgttAGGGagaaacatttctctttaattaaacTTGTCAAACACTTCATGTTGGGTTTGTGAGTCTATGTCAAAATTTGCTAGCTTTAGTACCGAGTTTGGGTCGTGTCAAGTCAATGCATAAGTACACAATTATATAGATTAAtcttaatataatttatttaattaaatgagtcatatATTTCAATCTTAACTTATTAATTTcgtgttaattttatttgtggGTCATGTAAACTTATTTCTAATTGAATCTACTTTGGTTTGAAACTGATGTAGAATATGCATACACGCTTCGGGTGAATGAGAAGAGCGACATATACAGTTTCGGAGTAGTGATTTTGGAGTTGGCAACAGGAAGGCTCCCGGTTGATCAAGAATTTGGAGAGAAAGACTTGGTAAAATGGGTGTATACCACTGTCGACCAGAAGGGAGTCGACCATGTAATCGACGCTAAACTAGGCTCTGAGTATAGGGAAGAGATCAGCAAAGTCGTTGACATCGGCCTTCTCTGCACCAGCCCGCTACCCATTAACCGCCCTTCGATGCGGAAGGTGGTGAAGTTGCTGCAGGAGGCTGGTGCAGAGAGCAGGCCGAAGATTGCTAAGAAGGATGGGGAGCTCTCCCCTTACTATTATGAAGAGACCTCTAATCAAGGAGCTAGAGtttaaagaatgagaaatattatttagtagattgttatactTGTCATTGTCACGTTATTCAAttatatgacagtcgtataacagtttatttaataacattactcttaaagAATTCCCTTTATTCCAATTTCGTGGTGGTGCATGTTTTCATGGGGTGTAAGGAATTTGATGGAACCGATGGGAGAGAGATAAGAGAGTTCCACTTGAAAATGATAGCTTAGGGCCCAAGATTAGGACGTTAATGGGTGTAGCCATTAAAGTATCAAGTAGTTCCTCCTTTGTTAGGTGATTGTAACATGCATGCAACtgagaaaaatatcaattattattattgggggGCATATTTTCCCTGTTAGCTAAGGCAGTGACCCTCAAATCTGTCCTTGTACTGCTGTTGCTTTCCATCCTTAATTAGGTGATTGGAACATGCAAATGTAAGAAATGTCAAATCATGAATACTTGTTTTCATTAGCAAAAGCTGAGTTGTGATTCTTATGTCGTGTGAACTGTAGAAAAAAGTACGattatttaatagattattaTATAATTGAGTCGGCTAATATTAACAGTTAAATTGACAAATAAAggttaatttttaatgttttgttatattataataatcTAATGAATCCAAATTTTGAATATCTCATTTATGCCCTAAATTGTACTGTGAAATCACTGAAGAGATTCCAAGGCCGCCCTTCATTTAGTGAATTGGGCCCATTATTTAGCCTTGTGCCTTTGTCTTTTTCCCTCAGCAGTCAGCAGCAGTGGATTGTCAGTCCAATGGGTGAGAGATTAAGGGGGCTGttgcttgtttttattttctttgaaaatgacAAGAGGGCCACCAAAAAATGGTCCAAATTTGACTAACAGAGGCAATAAATTGTGGATCTGAATTCCCTAGAATTTCTTGGAGAATTCGAGATTATGGAATTAAGGATCCCgccatttattttaatttaatggttATTGTCTTGTCACGTGTCCcacttataataaaataatatttaattttttttaaaaaaataataaaataaaaataatttgcggTTACTGGCTACCCCATATGGCAAGGAACCACCCTATTTTTGCCAtggggccacccccaaccggccttTGGGGATGGCTTGCTACCccaaagtatttttattttttaattttttaattttattatttcttttatattttatttttaaaatttaaatattattttattataagtaGGATACGTGGCATAATAGTAGCCATTGAATTAAAATGAGCAACCTAAATTCCTAATTTTAGAAACtaaaattcttctaaaattcAAGGGATCTACATAGAACTTTGTTTGGACAATTTGGTTGGCAATGAATGGAGTAGGGATTATCGTTACCATGTGGCATTGTTGGGTGCCATGTGGCTTTCAACTAGAACATTGTGCTTTGACAGTCAGTCAAAACGAAATTAACCCCTTGAGgaaatatatttcaattatatttctcattttagTTTTGGGTTTTATGCAATTTAAGATTTTTGGTTTCGAATTTTCAGAAAGTATGATTATTTAAtcctttaaattaaaaaaaaaaaaaaagaaaaaaaaaaagaagaggatatTTTAAAGATGCCAGTCTCCAAGGCAACTTTTGGATAAAAGTATTTGAGGTTGATTCCATGTTCAAGCCAACATCAAATCCTTAGGCCTTTGTATGGCAAAAGCCAAAAGATTTGGTAGGGAGTTTGATTTGGAAGTGATTAATGggatataaagtaaatatacattttgaattttttataaaaaattgaaaaagttttgttttatagtgagtttttttactttttaataataaaaagtaattgatgtgatataataaataaaaatattaaaaaatttaaaaaaaaaaaaaaaaaaaggacaagtTTTTGGCCTTTGCAAACAAGGCGTTAATCtcttttgccttttttcttcccttaattttgtcttcttttctCCAACTCTATCCAATTAttgcagcatttttttttttttggagaagtaAGTCCAATTATTGCAGTATATCAGCATTATAAGAGGAATTATCTTCAACCAAATGTGTTGGAAAATAAGATTTCTTATATGAGGTAAAAATAATCCTCATGGGAGAAATTATATCTAATACTATTGATGTAGTTAGGCGTGGACAGATTAAtcggttaccgattaccgaaTTTAACCGAACCAATAGTAACCGTAACCGACAGTTATTGGTCGGTAATCGgtcaaaaattttataccgataagcttatcggtccaTAATTGGTcggttaataatttgttatcgaaaAATTGATATGaccgaaatttttttttaatttttaattttttttttataattttgtatttattattgaaaccaaaacgacgttgttttggtttttattttatattgtaatggatcaatataaaaaaaaaaaaaaaagaaaaaaaaaaagaaaaaaagcttcaataagctattttagtcAAAAATATaccccaaaataactaatttttaataacctattttaggctttagcccaacaaaacgtatttgagcctcaaaaacaatttattttttgcccaattagcaaccagtTAAAGCCCAATAAAAGCCcacaaaaaactaatttaacCGACAAGTTAACCAATTACCGgtatgaccgataattttcgatAACATTTCTTATCGATCGGTAATTagttaggatttggttaaccgatagcttatcagttaccgaccgataagcccattaaccagaccgatatgaccgatacccagccctagATGCAGTAAACTGATGTCTATATGAATTTGAATATATGGAAGACACAACTTTATATAGATGGTAGAAAAAttatattgagaaatattagGTGTTCTCATGGtcctaggtggatattattttataaaattcaattgaaaaaaataaggaccagttttttttttgtttttttttttataaaataatatgggtaaagtccatttaacctCCTTAAACAACCACTCCAATaacaatttaccctcaaaactattaattgcgacaatttacttcccaaactattaaaacgatgacaatgtacctcaaattttaacaaaatgatgaaattacccttattaaaataaaaacaaaaatactaaaaattttcaaaggtaatttcgtcattttgctggtacattgtcattattttggtagtttatgggatAAATTGTcccaattgatagtttgagggatagattatcattagagtggtagtttgaagggttaagtaaactttacccaaataatatccacctagggCTGAGATAACACCTAATTTATTGGTCACCTTACATTGAACAATATCTTTCACTTCAttaaattgtttgattttatgaGTAAAGCATATGATGGGCCAGTAAAAGGAACCATGTCATACCCCCCTCTCTTGTCTATGTATCCAAAATGTCATTTTGATGAACTGGACTTTCAAGTTGAAAATCACTTGGAAAGAATAGTAACTAACAGTATAATAATGTCAAATAAATGTGGCTTTCCTACCAAACAAAACCATGTtggacaaaaaatatttaacaaagtTGTTAGGAAAACTTACATTCTCTCTCTCGAAGCATAAGTGATTTTGTAATcataattttgaagtttaaaaatttgcaatgtcgaTCCTCGATATCTaatattttagttccttttaatttcacccattttttgttaaaatgcctaaactaccataatttttttttaaaaaaagaaaaagaaaaagaaaaatggaaattcttttaaaagaaaagaaaaaaagtgaaaattctgGGTAAGTCGTGGCTGAGTCCgaggctcttttttttttttttttctttcataatcaTAAAAAGAGGGAGAATTTGGACATTTTACCAAAACATGGGTGAAAGTGATATAAACCAACCTCAACTAAATTTATGTCAAATACCAACTAAATTTCTGCCTTTGCGACCTGATAGCGGTCTCACTGTGTCTACATGGGCTTCTTTTACCAAGTTGCCCCTCGCACAGTTTTAGTATTCACCCTCTTTTACCTTCTCAAATCATCGCATGGATGCAGATCTactatgaataaaaaatttattcagtcttgattattatttaaccattatttttacttcatcgtaattatatatatcatatattagcctactaaatagcattattcgtttttaaaaattgagcaATGTTATACAACTGTTATATAATAGAAATAACTTTAATTGTGAAAATcagttattgatttttttttttacaagcacTTATTGatcaaaaaactaatttttattaacaaatcATCTCAATTATATAACAAGTTTAATTACTACATAGCATGTCTCTTAAAAATTGATATAAGAATCGTATtatgttaatcatattaaaaaaacaaaaaagtgattttttatgTGCCTCCCACCTCCATATTAACTCGTTCCCCACCCTCAACATGATGAGGCCCACCTATTAGACTTACTAGCCATGATGAGGCCAATGTCTGTGCACCAACCACAGGTGCGGCCTCACGTgtttatcttttcctttttcacgaaattttttttgcctttaGTTCTGACCTTTATGCATAACAAAGTACGTCCAACATCATTAGGTGGCTAACCATTCATTAATCTCATCATAAAACCTTAACACAATCCATGGGTCTTCATTAGAACTCTTTAAATAGGGGGTTATTCATGCCAAACTAACAATATAACAAGGCCTTacctacaaacataaattaCCCATGCAATATCCAACATCTATAAGGGAATAAACAACCTAGAGGCTCGAAACCACAAgttaagagcattcccaatgaaaaaaccatatttttatggGAACGCTCTAAAAGGCTAAGCTACGAAAATAAAACCAACAATAGATAAACAACAAGATGATAGTCTAACAATACTAATAAAAACAAGGTCAGACTAAGAAAGTTATCTCATTTGAATAATAGACACATTCTCTCTCCTACccctctctcacacacacactttaTCCTTTTCTAAACTATAAGAAAACGTAAATGGAGGCTTAGGTTCATTGGGTTCTATCAACAGGCGAGCTAGGGCGAGTAGTGGGGCTAAggtgtccaattttttttttttttttttaaaaaactttcgGCAGACATCGGACGTTCGAATCCAATCTCGAATATTCCCATTCGATCATTCGAATCCAACTTCGAACGTTTTTCCCgacaaaaaattcttaaaaagtcCAAGATCTTACACTTTACAAACCGATAACCATCCCTAACatctttaatttataattagagAGTTTTTAATCCTAATTAAGCCTTAATGTAGTGAACACAGACAAGTTGTGGGGTGTCGACATGCCTTGTTGGTTACCTGATTGAGGTAGTGGGTATGTGCCCGGTGGCAACCCACTACTAGGAGCTGAAGACGTTGCTGGGGCTTATAAATaggggttaaatactttattagtatttgagtttgcacttttttttttttttcttcatttagggCTCAAATCGTATCATAAATGGTACTTGATTTACGGGAAAAGACAAACTTAATGCCTTCATTAGATTCCGTTAGCCCAAACTAATGGAATGCCATGTGTCGTCACTTAGAAATGCcacatataatttaaaataataaaaaaactaaacctaaaagaaaaattgaaaaatttatgggggtggccattttggtcattgggggtggctcatctaggggtggctgaaccacccccataattttcaattttcaattttttatttttatttttattatttttaatattttaggaCACGTGACAGTTCTATGTGATGACACGTGTGACAGAACCTAATAGAGGTACTAAGTTGGTATTTTTCCGTAAGTCAAATACCATTTATAATAAGATTTGAACCgtaggtgagaaaaaataaaaatgtgcaaatccaaatactaataaagtatttaaccttaTAAATAGCTGCTTGGGAGTTTAGTTGCTGCTGTTGAGAATGTTGAGAGTGCTGCCAGAAGAGAGTTTCTGGTTGCTGTGAGAGCCCAAGGGTGTTGTGAGTGACTTGTGAGCAACATTAGAGTGTTGTGTGAGTGATGTATTCTCTTGTTGTCTCTTGTAAAGCCTTAGTGGCTAGTAGGGGTGGGAGTTGGATAATTCGGTTATGAAAATGAGGTTTTCGCATTTTGCACCGCCATTGTCGGCAAAATCGAAattttcaccgacttattctGCCAACTTTTTGTTCCGTTACCAAATTGCGATTGGTAATGTCGGTAAGTAACGAAATTGAAAATTGGTCAgtaaagtcggttcggttagAAAATGTTATTCCGCCTACCGAACCGAGTTTGTCGGAAATAGAAAAAGTTTACTGCCTATCGGCCATCGGTTAAGCGGTGTCGGTCGGTTCTCGGTCAATAGGCAGTCGATAATCGGTAAACGGTTAATTTGCCTACCCCTAGTGGCTAGGCCATTCGAGTGCTCCTTGTAAAGACTTGGTGGATGAGTGTAAAGACTCTAGTCACCCCTTGTACATTCGTTGGATTTGAGCGTAAAGGTTGTGAGGTATTGCTTTTATGAAATAGTTGTTGTATCCTTGT
This window of the Corylus avellana chromosome ca5, CavTom2PMs-1.0 genome carries:
- the LOC132181157 gene encoding receptor-like protein kinase HSL1, with the translated sequence MFPLLFLLLLLSPSTAESLSQDGLFLQQVKRSLSDPAGSLATWNDRDDTPCNWFGVTCDNATAAARRVISLDLSNSQLAGPFPTVLCRLPSLSSLSLLNNLINSSLPPDLSRCQRLQYLSLSQNLFVGPIPETLSQIPNLRVLDLSGNNFSGEIPASFGEFRHLETLDVIENLLNGSIPISLSKISSLKELMLAYNPFSPSSIPSEFGNLTSLEFLWLAGCNLVGQIPASLGGLTLLKNLDLSLNRLTGSIPSSITKLKSIVQIELYNNSLSGELPSGMSNLTSLSRFDASMNELSGAIPDELCGLSLESLNLYENRFEGSLPENITRSAKLYGLKLFNNKLSGPLPSQLGKNSPLQYVDLSYNGFYGEIPNHLCEKGALENLLLIYNSFSGKIPESLGKCQSLHRVRLKHNKLSGTVPERFWGLPHVYLLELEENSLSGNIATMISGAYNLSLLKISKNQFSGLIPEEIGELRNLLEFTGSENRLSGRIPGRLVKLSQLGRLDLRDNELSGQIPVGIRAWRKLNELNLANNRLNGEIPGEIGSLPVLNYLDLSGNLFSGKIPPELQNLKLNLLNLSNNRLSGDIPPLYANKNYRSSFVGNPGLCGDIPDLCPSVGRSKNQGSLWILRSIFMLAGIVFVVGVLWFFSKYRTFKKNKKESAISKWRSFHKLGFSEFEIIGGLHEENVIGTGASGKVYKVVLSNGEVVAVKKLWGGGAKKKEDGVGGSVDSERDGFEAEVETLGKIRHKNIVRLWCCYDTGDCKLLVYEFMPNGSLGDLLHSSKGGSLNWPTRYKIALDAAEGLSYLHHDCVPPIVHRDVKSNNILLDGELRARVADFGVAKAVAHVGKEVDVEAMSVIAGSCGYIAPEYAYTLRVNEKSDIYSFGVVILELATGRLPVDQEFGEKDLVKWVYTTVDQKGVDHVIDAKLGSEYREEISKVVDIGLLCTSPLPINRPSMRKVVKLLQEAGAESRPKIAKKDGELSPYYYEETSNQGARV